ACGGCCCGTACACAGCCGCATCGCGGACCGGTACGCGCCGTCCCACCACTCCGAAGAACTCCATAGAAGAACTCCGTCGAAGAACTCAATCGAGGAACTTCTTCGCAGAACTTCGCACTCGCTCATAGCAGAGCTGTGACTGAACCGGGCTGTGATCCCCTCCGCCCCACCCGTAAGCTGCTGGCGCAAGAGCGGAAGATCACACCATCCGCGTTACGGGAGCCACGGGGGTTGGCCCTGCGGCGAGTTGATTGGGAGAGAGCCTCATGGCCAAGGACCTTGATGTCACATATCAGGACATGCGAGACGCGGCCAAGCACGTGGTCAAGGAGAAGGACAAGCTCAACGAGAAGCTGGACGGCCTGAAGAAGTACATCAAGCACCTCGTCGAGACGGGCTTCGTCACGAAGAGCGCCTCAAAGGCGTTCGACGAGAACTTCGACGAGTTCGTCGAGGGCGCGAAGAAGACGATCGACGGCCTGGACGGCATGGGCGACTACCTGACCAACGCCGCGGACAAGTACGAGCAGATCGACGACGAGCTGGGCAAGGCTGCGCGCAAGTAGCCGGGAGCTCGGCTCCGTCGGGGCGGGAACGGCGGCACGCGCCCGCCGTTCCCGCCCCGCTCTCGTTGTTCGCAGATGAGAAGTGACGGGTACCACGTCGTGAGAAGAGGGGACGTCTCTTGGGGGAGTACGCGAGGATCGACGACCTGAACGTCATCCGTGAGATGGGTGTCGGGCTGGGCAGGATCAAGGACGCGTTCGACGGCCTGGACAAGCTGAAGGGCCAGTACGAGGATGACTTCGGTGAGCACGATCTGTCCTGGCAGTTCGGGGACTTCGTAGACAACTGGGACAAGCATCGCGAGGAGCTCGGCGACGAGATCAAACGTCTCGGAGACATCGCGAAGGCCGCGGCGAAGACGTACGAGAAGATCGACAGCGAGCTGGCCAAGGCGCTCCGCGACTCCGACAAGAAGAAGCCCTGATGGCCGGCGCACGACCCAGGGACTGGCAGCCGCTCGCCGACCAGGACCCGATCCCCGGAGACCCGGACCGCCTGGAACAGCTGGGCCGCAAACTCCGCAAGACGGCCGACGAGCTCGAGCGCCAGGTACGTCACCTCAAGGCGGCGTCGGAAGTGACGTCGTGGGACAGCGACGCCGGGAAAGAGTTCCGCGAGAAGGCCAAGAAGTGCCGGGGCCGTCTGGAGGCCGCGCACAAGCGCTACAAGACGGTGGCCGACGCGGTCGGCGACCGGATCGTGGACCACGGAGCCGACTACGAGTCGAACGCCTCGGCGCCACCCGGCAGTTATGCCACGGAACTCCACCGCGCCCAGCGGATCGCCGAGATCGCCCGGCAGGAGGCCCAGGAGGCGGAGGCCGACAAGAGTGCCGCCAAAAAGAGCCTCGACGGCCTCTCCGGGAAATCCGACAAGGGTGACGGCGCCAAGGGGGACGACAAGGAGCGCAAGGAGAAGCTGGAAGACCGGGCGGAGGCTGCCGGGAAGTCCCTGGAAGCGGCCCGCGACAAGCTGAAGAAGGCGCAGAGCATCCGCGACGACGCGGCGCGCAAGGCACGTGATGCCATTGACGACGTCATCTCCGACGATGCGCTCAAGGATGGTTTCTGGGACGACTTCTCCCAGGTCGTGGACGTCGTGGCGAACTGGACGGAGAACATCTCCAAATGGGCCGGTATCGCCGCTCTCGCGGTCGGTTGGATTCCCATCGTCGGCCAGGGGCTGGCAGGATTTCTCGGCGCCGTCTCCATGGTGGCCACGATCATCAACATCGCCTGCACGGCCATTCAGGTCGGTATGGGGGATGAGTCGTGGACGGCGCTTGCCACGGCTGCGGTGGGGTTGCTGATGATGGGCGCGGGCAAGGCGATGACCAAGGTCAGCGGTCGGTACGCCAAGGGGTTGGTGGACCGTATGCAGGCTGCCAAGAGCGGCAAGCTGACCGGCCGACAGCTCAAGCGCACCCGTCAGAAGTTCAACCGTGAGGCGGGATTCGTCAAGGGGCTGGAAAAGGGCGACATCGGGAAGTCGATGCGGGAGCCCGTGACCGAGCTGTTCAAGGGGTCCACGTGGAAAGACGGCTTCAAGGGTGGATACCGTGAGATGGGCCGAGTTTTGAAGGAACGCGGGAACGGCAGCCACCTGAAGGGGATCGGTAAGTCCTTCACCTTGGCGGACTCGTCCGCGGCATCATCCCTTGGTGAAGCCAAGGACCTGGGCAAGGGCCTGAAGGATGTCGGGTTCGATGTCAACAAGCTGTCGCGCAGGGCGACGCAGCTGAGCGTGGCCGGCAGCGGCGTGACCGCTGGTGGCCTCTTCGTCGACGAGGTGTCGTAATGGAGCATGAGCAGCAGGGCGCGAACGGAACTCCGCCGGGACCGGAGGACGATTTCGTCGTCGAATTCGATTTCGACGGCGGTTGGCTCGGGCTCACTCTTCACGAGGGCACCAAGGCGGAAGCCCGGCAGCTGGCCGCAGACCTGGTGGCGCAGTTCGACCCGCTGTGCCTCGATGTCAGCAAGGCAGCGCTCCAGCAGGAACTGGAGGAGCATGCCCTGTCCGTCCAGGAGTCCGGACCGCTCCTGGCCGCGGTCGCCTACACCGACAGCGGCGTGTTCCTGGCGGATATGGCGGTTCTCGCCTACGGAGAGGACGGTGTCACACGACCCTCCCCAAAAGAGTACGAGGGGATGCTGTTGAAGTGGTCCTACGCCGAAGTGAAGGGCGACGCGCAGATCACCGAGGTCGAGTTGCCGATCGGGCCCGCTGTCCGGGTACAGGCGGTGCTGGTCGAGAAGCGGCGCTTCGGCTGGGGCAAGAAGCTGAGTGAGAGCGTCCGGTACTGGGTCTGGCCGACCGGCCACGAGGAGATCCTGCTGGCCGAGGCCAGGTGGCTCAACTTCGAGCGTACGGACGAGCTGACTGATCTCGTGGACCGCATCATGCCCTCCCTGCGCCTCGTGCCCGTCCCCCCGGAACCCACCCACCCGGAACCCGGCCCGGCCGCACCCGAATCCCCCCGTGAGCTCTGACATGCCCCTCCGTACCGAATGGGACACCCCTCCCACCGACTACACGATCTTCGTTCCGGCCGGGTGGTTCCAGCTGCACCTCGACCCCGACGAGCGTGACCGCGGTATCGCCGCACTTGCCGACCGCCAGTTCGAAGGCATCGACAACGCGCCCGTTCTCAAAGAACGCCTCATGCGGGATCTGCAGAAGCAAGCGAAGGCCGCCCACCGCGAGGGCGGTGTCGAGCTGTACATCTCGCTGCTGACCGTCGAGGGTCTCCCGCTGGCCTCCTCACTGCTCGTGAGCCTGCTCCCGGACGGCTGGCCCGGCTGCGGCACGGCGCACGACCTGGCCCGCAGACTCACGGAGACGGGGCGTCCCGCCGAGGTGCGGAAGCTGGACGCCGCGGGCGACGCCGTACGGACGGAGAAGACCGAAGCGGCCGACCCCGAACGCCAGATGGGCAACACGCTCGCGACGACCACGGTGACGTATCACGTCCCGGTCCCCGCGAGCAGCCAGTGGCTGAACCTCACGTTTTCCACTCCCATGGAGGGCCTGGCGCAGCAGATGGTGGAACTGTTCGACACCGTGGCGGGAACGCTGCACTGGGAGTAGGCCGCCGCACCAGGACCGGCGCGGTGCGAGTGGGGCGGGTCACCGGCAGGCCGCCGCCCCTCAGCGGTTGATCGACTGGATCTCCTCCACCGTGACGTCCTGGACCGCCTCGATCTTGCCGTCAGGCATCGGCTCCGCCGCACCCTGGCCCGTGCCCGTCCAGCTGATCTCCCAGGTGAGGGAGGCCTTGAGCGGGAACGTGGAACCGGCGGACGAGCGGCCGTAGACGATGCCGCAGGGCGGTGTCTCCTTGGACTTGCCCTTCGCGTACGGCTCGCCGATCGTGTCGCCGACGATGGGGCACTCACCGTTCGCGGGGAGCGTGGTCGCGTCCGCCGTACCGGGGTCGAGCGTCAGCGACTTGGGCTTCGCGGTCGTCGTCGCCTCGAGGTGGAAGCCGGGGATGTCGATCTCCGCCGTCGCCTTCACCTCGTCGAAGGCCGCCTTGTCGAGCCAGGCCCACGTCGGCAGCTTCACCTTGGCCGTGCCGTCGGGGGCGAGGGTGACCTTGGTCTTCGGCAGTTCCATGTGCTGGTAGGCGAGCGCCGCGAGGATCTCCGGGCTGATGGCTTCCTCGTGCTGGGGCGGCGGTGCCTCGCCGTTCTCGACCCAGAAGGGGATGTCACTGCACGAGGTCCGCTTGAGGTAGTCCGGCTCGTCGGGGTTCTCGAACGCCGCCCAGAACATCCCGTCGCCGTCCTTGTCGACGTTGTAGTCCTTGTAGCCGGGGGTGTCCGTCCAGCCGTAGTCGTCCTCGTAATGGCGCTGCAACTCGTTGATCGCCGCGCCCGCGTGCCCGGCCATCCCGGGTGCGCTCGTGGCGTCCTCGAGCTCCTTGGACATCTTCTTCTTGAATTCCTTGGCGCCGTACTTCGGGGCGTACCAGCAGGGCGGGGGCGTCCAGTTGACGTCGGAGGACGTCACGTTGCCGCTGCCGCCGCCCTTGGTCACGGAGCCGGAGTACGTGACTTTCGCGGCGGCGTAGATGCCGTTGCCGGACTTGTCGCTGCCGCCCTGCTGTTCGGTGCTTCCGCCGTCGCCGTTGCTGCTGGGCTCCGCGGCGTACGCCGGTGCTGCGAGGGCTGATGCTCCGACGGCGAGTGCCAGGGCCGCCACGCCGGTACCGAGCGTCGTGAGCCGTGATCTGTTCACTGGCATTGCTTGGCCTTCGTCTCGACGAACACCTTCGTTGCCTGCCACAGACCGTCACCTGTGGGGAACTTGACCATCACGATCTTGAAGTGGTCGTAGTCCTTGATGCTGGGCTTGCTCTTCAGGACCTTTCCGGTCTTGACCTCTTTGCCGTAGAACTTGCTCGAGTCGACGCAGAAGGCGACCTCCACCGACTTGCCGTTCGGGGCGGACCGGGTGGTGGCCTGGTAGTGGCGCCGAGTCCCGGTGGCCGTCCAGCCGCCGTCGATCCGGCCGTCGATCTGCACCTTCGCGTAGTGCAGTCCGCCGCCGGTGGAGTACGCGGACACCGCCGCGTCCTTCGACGTGCGCTTGTCGACGCCCCGATAGATCGCCCGCATGAAGTTCGCCGCGTCATCCATCGCCGCCGCCTCGTTCTCGTCCTTCGGCTTGGCCCAGTCGAAGACCAGATTCATGCTCTTCGGCAGCGATACGTCGACGCCGTCCGGCTTGTCCGCGGCCGGGGCGTCCGACGGGGCCGCCGACTTCTTCGGCTTCGCCGGGCCTACGTCGGCTCCGGCGATCTTGTCCTTGTCCTTGGAGTCACCGTCGCCCCCGCCGCCGCATGCCGTCAGGAGCAGGGCAGCGGTCGCGGCGAGCGCGGCGGTGACGGGCATGGTGCGGCGGTTCACGGTCGGCTCCCGGTGAGGCGAGGGTGGGGTGACGGGTGTCTTCGGCGTGCCGACGTTAACCATGGGGTTCCGGGTTCCGCCAGGGTTGAAAGTGCGGTGATAGCGGGGCAAGTCGCCTGATACCCACGGACTGTCACCGTGTCGTGACGCGGGGGTTCGGGAGTGCGATCTTCCGCTCGGGCGCGATGGTAGTTTCCTCTACAGCCATGTAGTAGATGTCGTAGGTGTCATAGGGGTGGGCATCCAGCGCGCACGCACGGGGGTTCAAGTGGCCGGTTCCGATGAGGTCGACGACAAGCTCGTCGAGCAGATCGAGGAGATCGGCGGCTGGGTCGAGTCGACGCGGAAGACCTTCGAGAAGGCCGATCTCGACTGGAGTCGCCCGTGAGCTGGCCACATGTGGACTACGACACCGACCTGTGGATGCAGATCCCGCACTCCTGGGAGGGCACGCCGTGGAAGGGCCCCAAGGAGTGGGGCCGTGATCTGTCCGAGGCGTGGTGGGGTGACAGCGGCCTGGAGCCGACCCGCAAGGACGTCAAGCTCCTGGCCGCGACGCTGCGCTCCTGCGCGGAGCGATTCCCCTTGAGCCACCCCGAGTTCGACGTCTACCTCCATCTGCCCGACCCGCGCCTGATGCCGCTGCCGGTGTACGTCGCCTCGATCGAGGCGGACGGTGACCGGGACGCGAGCCTGCGTGCCCTGGTCACCACGGACGACCCGGCCCTCGTGGAGAAGCCGATCGTGGAGGACTTCACCACGGAGTCGCTCGGCACGGGCCTGCGCTCCCTGCGCTACACGCAGCTGACGGAGGCGGACGCCGGCACGCTCGTCGCGGGCGTGCGGTACGCCTGGCGCCACGAGGCGACCGATTGCGATGTCGTGGTCATCGTGTCCGCCCCCGATCCGCGACGGGTGCTGGGCGCGATGGACGACCTCGACGACTTCGTACGGCGCATCGGCATGCCGGGGCCGCCCGCCTCGTGAGCGGGGCAGGCTCTCAGGGAGCCCACACGCTCAGGGACCGCGCCAGGTTCTCCAGGTCCTCCGCCGCCCGCATGACGTGCGCGATGTCCTCGGAAGCCGTCCAGATGACGACGTCCGCACCGTGCTCATCGACCTGCCACGCGTAGCGCACGCAGGCCAGCAGGTGCGGGGAGCCCTCCTGCGGTACGTAGCGGAAGGTGGTCATGCCCTTGCCGAGCCGGTCGGACTTGATCGTCTTCACGACCGGCGGTTCGACGGCGCTCCTGTCGTCCGCCTCGGTGAGGGCGCGGAGCGTCTCCTCGCGCGGTCCCGTGGCCGGGCCGAGCGCCGCGCAGACGGGGAGCGGGACGTCGGCCGGGTGGTCGAGGTGGAGGAAGAGCCAGTGGTCCGAGCCGGGCGGGGCGAGGGCCTCGGCGGTGCGTTGCAGGGTGCCTGCGACGAAGTCGACGCCGTTGGGGCCGGGGTCGAGGTCGCTGTCCGTCCACAGGTCCTCGGCGACTTCCCGGGCCCATACGCCGATGTCGTCCCACTCGGGGAAGGGGGCCGCCCGCCCGGCACGGGGCGGGACCATCACCCACGCGTCGTCGTCGACGTCCTCGATGTCGAGGATCGGCCAGAACAGTTCACTCATGGTCGGCTCCAGCGGAAGTTGGCCATCACCGCGTCGAACCACTCGACGAGCGCTTCGGCCAGCTCGTCCCGCGGGTCTCCGCCCCCGACGGTCGAGAACGCGGCGACGAACCAGCGGTCCGGGTCGGCGGGCACGGACAGGATGTACTCGACGCGCCGCGACGCGAGCTCGGCGCCCTTGTCCGGCGCGGCGTCGGCGATGTGCTCGCGCCGTACCGCCAGCGCGCCGTCGATCTCGCCCGAGCTCAGGTCGGCGTCCGCCACACCGTCCCGACCGTCCCGCGACAGCAACTGCACGGCCACCTCGGTCGGTTCGGACGTGGATGGCGGCTGTCCGGGACGCCGGGGCACGACCGCTTCGGAGACGAGGATCGAGGCCCCGACGTTGAAGTCGCCCATGGGCTTCACCGGCAGGTAGAGGTCCAGGCCCTTGCCGCGCTGGGCCTCGGCGACGGACGCGCGGAAGCGGCGCTCCAGCTCGCGCTTGTACGGGGTGATCTTGTCCCGCGGGGCGTCGGCGGGGATACGGGCGTACGCCTCGTCCAGGATGCGGCGAACGGCGTCCTCCGTGCCGTGGCGCAGCGGGATCTGGGCCCACTCGGAGGGCAGCAGGACGCGGTAGCCGGTGGGCGGCAGCTCGACGGCCGACTCGGCGGAGTCGACGGGCTCGGCGTAGTCGGCAGGCTCGGCGGAGGGGCCGTCCGGTATGGGGTGGTCAGCGGGCACTTGGCTGTTCCTTGCGGTTGAGGTGCCACATCCCGGCGAAACCGGCGAGGGAGGCGGCGACGGCGATCCAGTGCACCAGGACGTTCTGGCCGAGCGCGAAGGCCAGGGCGTAGAGGAAGTAGAGGGCGAGCGCGATGCGCAGGAGCGAGCGCTCGCCCTCCAGCCGCCGCCAGTCCTTGGGGGCACGTGCCAGCCAGATCAGCAGGCCGGGGGTGAGCGAGCACAGCGCCCATTCCCACGTCGGCGACGGCAGCAGTTCCTCGTCGAAGAAGTCCTTGGTGGCGGGGGTGGCGAACATGCGGAGCAGGGCCAGTACGAAGATCCACCGGAAGGCGGCGACGCCGATGTTCAAGCGCCGGTCCCGAGCCGCTTGGGCCTCCCGGCGGGCCTCCCGGAGCTCCCGCGCCTCACGCGGCTCGTGCGTCACCATCGCGACGTCCCCGGCACCGGCGTGGTCATCCGGTCCTTCATCCTGCTGTACTCGCCGTCCGACACCGCGTCGCCGCTCTTGTCCGCGGCGTCGAGTCCGGTGCCGACCGCCCAGGACCCCCGGAGCGCGTCCTTCTGGCGCGCGGCCTCGCGGGCGTTGTCCGCCAGTTTGGTGTTGTCCGGGTAGGCGTCACGCCACTTGTTGATGTCCTTCATTTGCTTGCCGAGCTTGGCGTCGCCGAGAACACCGGCCTTTTCCTGCGCGGTGATCTGCGGCATCTCGGCGTCGCGCACCTCGTCGCCCGCCTTCTTGCCGGTCGCGCGGTTCTTCTGCTCCATCTTCAGGCGGCGGGCGCGGTTTCTCTGGCGGTCGCCGCCCGACCGGCCGCCGCCCTTCTTCTCGCCCTTGGCCGCGTTCTTCATGGCGTTCTTACGGGTCGCCGCCGCACCGGACTCGGCGCCTTCCTTGGCCACTCCCGCCGCCGTTTTGCGGGAGCTCTGCTGCAGCATCTTGATGGCCTTGGCGGCCTTCACGCCGTTGCGCGCCATTTTGAGCGCGCCGATGTCCATGACGACGTCGAACCACGATCCGTTGCCTGTCGCCGCCTGTACCAGGTGGGCGAGGGCGACGACGGCGGTGAGTGCGAGGGCGACGACACCGAGGATCGGGAAGAACATGGCGGCGATGCCCACGATCGTGGCCGCCCAGCTCAGAATGTCCGCCCAGTCACCGATCCAGTCGGCGTCGCCGACCCAGGCCTTGAAGTCGTTCCACCAACTGTCTTCCATGTCGTCGTCGATGGACTTGCGGATCTTGCCGGCGTAATGGCTCGCGCGCTCGTCGTAGTCCCCGGCCGCGGTGTTGAGGCGGCCGCGGGCGTTCGACAGGTCTTCCTTGGCCTTCTTCAGGGCGGGATCCTCCGTGTCGGAGTCCTTGTCGCCCTTCTTGTCCTTCTCGTCGCCGTCCTTGGCCTTCTTGTCGGAATCCGGTTTGTTCTCGTGGGTGTCGATGATGCGCTGGGCGTCCTTGGCGTCGTCGAGTGCCTTGTCCGCCCGCTTCTGGAACCCTTCGAGATCATCGGCCCAGCCGGAAAGGTGGCCCTTCACCTCGCGATAGCGGTCCTCGGCCTCGTCGAGCTTGCGGCCCAGGGCGCGGGAGTCCTCACCGAGCTTCTCCGCGTACTTTCCCTTGAGGTTGTCCGCGTCGGCCATCGCATTGAGCGCCTCTGCCTGCGTACGCAGATACTCGGCGATCTTCTTCATGTGCTTGACCTGCTCGCGCACCGCGACGGGATCGCCCGGTACGGGATCGCTCTCGCGCAGTGGTTGCCAGTCCTTGGGCCGTGCCATTTCCTTCTCCCCCGAATGAACCTGAATGCTCGTGATTCCGACCGTGCTGAGCGGCTGCCCTACTTCTCCTTCTTGCCCTTCTTCGACAACTGGTCCTCGAGCTTCTGAAACGCGTCCCGCGTGTTCTCGACCATCTTCCCGACCTCGTCGAGGGATTCGAGAAGTCGTTTGCGGTTCTTGTCCCAGTTGTCCACGAAGTCGCCCATCGCGTCCTTGATGTCGGACGCACCGACCGCGGTCTTGATGTCGTCCTTCCATTCACCGAGATTCCGGAACTCTTTCTCGATGGCGCTCAGTTGACTCGCCGACTTGTTGAGCAGCTGGAAGTCGACGACCAAGTCCGATCCGGACATGTCTCCCCGTTCTCGCCGTGCTTGCCGGTTTTGTACGTGCATCCGGCCCCGTTGGCGCAATCCCTACGCTACCTATTCGGTGCGTCGCCTTGCGCGGGCACTACTTTGCCATGATCGTCATGCTTCGGCGGCTGCCGTTATGTGGATGTCCTGGGGAAGGGCCCTACCCCCGGGAAGACCCCCGCCCCCGCGAGAAGTCCCCCCGCCCCACCCGCCGCGCAAGCCCGTCCTCCGCGTCGGGGCCGCCGCCGTCGATGAGTGAGCCGTAACCCGTCGCCGCCCACACGCTCTTGGACGCGTCCACCTCGAAGTAGGGGAGCGGGGTGCCGCCGGGTCCCGAACCCGCCGATGTTCCGGTGTTCGTACCCGTACCCGTACCCGTATCCGTGAGGACTTCCGGAGCGCGGCGGTCGCGGACCGCGTGGGCGCAGTCGGTGCAGGCGGAGACCCGGAGCTGTTCGCGGTGGCCCAGGGGGCGCCAGGAGAGGGTGCGGACGGCGCGGCCGTGCAGGGGGTTGAAGAAGCAGAGGGGGAGCGGGTCCGGGGTGCCGGCGAGGGCGTCGCGTCCCTCCATGACCAGGGCGAGGACCCCGGCCAGGTCGGGCAGTCCGCGTGCGGAGTCGAGGACGGTACCGGCGGCGTCGTACGCGTCGAGGGCCCGCTGGAGGCCCGGCGTCGCCCCGGTGTCCGCCGCCCGCGCCGCCTCGCCGAGCGCGAGGACCTCCGCCTCCGCGCGTCGGCGCAGCTCGGCCTCGTCCGCGGCGCGTGCTGCCGCGAAGACCGCGCGGGGGAAGGCGAAGGGGGCGTCGGCCTGCCCGGTGCGGCGGCGGTGTGCGGAACGTACGAGGAAGGCCGCGAGGAGGGCGAGGGCGAGCGTCGGTACCGCGAGGGCTGCGATGAGGGGCCAGGGGAGACCGCCGTCCCGGCCGTCATCGGAGTCGTTGGAGTCGCCGTCCTTGGAGGTCTCCGGCTCGCGGTTCCGGGCCAGGTCCTCGTGCAGCTTCTTCGACTGCTTCTCGTACTCCGCCCTGCCGTTGCCCCGCTCGATCACCGTGACGGTCTCGGCGGTCAGGTCCGCGAGGCCCGCGTCGTCCAGTTCGTCCATGAGGTCGACCGCGTTCGCGGCGTCCTCGGCCTGGTGCGCCTCGCCGGGCCACTCGTGGCCGCGGATCGAGTCGTGGAACTCGCCGTCGGTGGTGAGGAGGATGAGGTCGCCGTCCGCCTTCGGGCTGCGGTCCCCGAGGCGGTCGCGTACGACGCCCGCGAGTGTGTCCGCGTCGCCGTTGTACGCATCGCCCTTGGTCAGCGGTACGAGGACGACCTTGATGGGCAGGCCGGTGGCTTCGATCCGCCGGACGAGTTCCTTCTGCCGGGCGGGCGGTACGGCGGACGCGGCGTAGGAAGGGTCGACGTACACGGGGGATTCGGCCAGTGCCTTCGCGATCTTCTCGCCGGGACCGGGGCCGGGACCGGGGCCGGGGCCGGAGGGAGTCGCTTGCGCGGGCGCGGTGGACGTCAGGAGGACCGCGGGAGCCAGGACGGTGGCGGCGATCAGCGCGGCGAGGGATGCCGCCACCGGCCGCCGACGGGCGATCGGCGTGGTCGGAGGGTTCGGGTCACTGGACACCGGCGTACTCCCGTACCTGGCGGATGAGTTGGGGAACTCCCCTGCGAGCTGCGGGCAGGGGACCCGCGACGTTCTCGTACGGAACGCGGTCGGCGCCGCGCCCGCCCGACGGCGACGGCAGCGTGAGGCGGCGCGTGTGGGCGAGGTCCGGCCGCTCGGTGACGAAGGCGCGGCAGGCGTCGCAGACGGGGATGGTGCGGCGCCTGGTGTCCGCCGGCGCGTACTGGGCGTCGCGCCAGCCGGTGGCCGGGCCGTGCAGCGGGTTGAGCGCGCAGCAGGGCTTGTCGGTGTCGCGGTTCGCGAGCGCGGCGCGGCCCATGCGGGCGAGGGCGACCGCGGCGGCGAGGTCGGCGGCGGGCACGTCGTCGTCCACGCGGCCGTCGGGCCCGCCGGCGTTCCGGTCGGCGAGCAGGGTGGCGGTGTCGAGGCAGTCCCACACGCGGGTGCGCAGCCCGGAGGGGAGCGCGGCATCGGGGTCGAACTCGCGGGCCAGCGCGTCGAGTTCCTCGCGGGCGGTGCGGCGGAGGTAGGCGGGGGAGGGGTCGGTGGGCGCGTCGAAACCGATGACCGCCGCGCTCCGTCCCCGGCCCTGGCTCCCACCACCACATCCACCCCCGTTTCTGGGCCGGATGACGCGGAGCCCCGGAGCGGCGGGACGCAGCCCCGGCACCGCGTGCCCCAGGATCCCGAGGACGGCGGCGACCACCAGGAAGACGAACACGGCCCCGATCGCCCCCACCAGGAGACCGGGCCAGAAGTCCGTGCTGAAGAGGCGGGGCAGGGCGGCGTCCTCGACGGGGTCGGGAGCGTCGGTGCCGAGCGACGACGTCTCGGGGGTGTCCGTGCGGGGCGCGTCGTCGAGGAACGTCAGGAGGTCGTCGAGGCGTTCGCCCAGCCGGTGGTCGGCGGAACGCTCGTCCGAGTCGTCGTAGCTGATGGCGTCGGGCAGATCGAAGGCGACGAGGTTCGCGTCGATGCGTACGCCGTACGTGACGACGTCGATGTCCCCCGTGAGCGGATCGGCGACGACGTACACGCCGGACTTGCCGAGGCCGCGGTAGAGCGCGTCGGCGAACACCTCGGGGTTGCCGCCGGACTCGTCCTCGGGCAGCTGGGGCACGAGGGCGACGCGCACGGAGCCGTAGTCGGCGTCCTTCATACGGGAGCGGAGGTCGGCGAGCTGCCGGGGCGTGAGGGGCCGGGGGCTCTCGGGGTCGCTGTAGACGGGGTCACGGCGCAGCCCGTCCGTGACGCGGTCGACTCGGGATGCCAGGTCGGCGCCGGTGGGCGGCGGCGAGGCACTGGACGTGGTCTGGTCGAAGAGGGCGGTGGCGGTGAGGGCGACGGCTGCGGCGAGGGCGAGGGCGACGGCGGCCTCGACCCAATGGAGCGGGCGGGGGCGGGACGGGGGTCGGGGCGGGGGCGCTTCCCCGTCGCCCTTCCGCAGGGAGACGACGTCGACGGCCGGGGTGCGCCGCCGTCGCCACCATCGGCGTACGTAGGGGGAGATCAGCAGGACGAGCAGCGGTAGGCCGGTGAGCGCGATGCCGGTGAGGAAGGACTGGTTGCGGCGGTCGGTGGGGCCGATGTGCAACTCGTCGGGCTCCT
The sequence above is a segment of the Streptomyces sp. Je 1-369 genome. Coding sequences within it:
- a CDS encoding putative T7SS-secreted protein — its product is MARPKDWQPLRESDPVPGDPVAVREQVKHMKKIAEYLRTQAEALNAMADADNLKGKYAEKLGEDSRALGRKLDEAEDRYREVKGHLSGWADDLEGFQKRADKALDDAKDAQRIIDTHENKPDSDKKAKDGDEKDKKGDKDSDTEDPALKKAKEDLSNARGRLNTAAGDYDERASHYAGKIRKSIDDDMEDSWWNDFKAWVGDADWIGDWADILSWAATIVGIAAMFFPILGVVALALTAVVALAHLVQAATGNGSWFDVVMDIGALKMARNGVKAAKAIKMLQQSSRKTAAGVAKEGAESGAAATRKNAMKNAAKGEKKGGGRSGGDRQRNRARRLKMEQKNRATGKKAGDEVRDAEMPQITAQEKAGVLGDAKLGKQMKDINKWRDAYPDNTKLADNAREAARQKDALRGSWAVGTGLDAADKSGDAVSDGEYSRMKDRMTTPVPGTSRW
- a CDS encoding WXG100 family type VII secretion target — protein: MAKDLDVTYQDMRDAAKHVVKEKDKLNEKLDGLKKYIKHLVETGFVTKSASKAFDENFDEFVEGAKKTIDGLDGMGDYLTNAADKYEQIDDELGKAARK